The sequence GTAGCTGTTGCCCGAGCGCTTCCCATCATGTCTGTGTACTCGGTCAGTTCGCCGCCGAGGATTAACCTGAGTATGGCTGATAGATCTTTGCCAAGCCAGATAGCAAATACCGTGTGGCCCTGGACGAGACCCAAAATTTCCGTGATCTCTCGGCCGGGCAGTACATCGGAGTTCAACAGCAGAACTGTGCGATCAGACTCAGTAGGCAGCGGCTCTTCAACTGATGCCTTGTGTGCCCTTTGTTCGAGAACCACTGTCAGCAGAACAACAAGGATACCCCCGAGAAGGCAGAAGACCGCTATCCTCAGCCACCAGGGTACGACCGGATCATCGGCAACCATTACGTGCCATGGCATCCCAGCAAATACTGCGGTAAAAAGCCCGAGCACGAACGCCGCTGAGCCAATATGTCGAAGTACTTTCATGACCTCTCCTTTTTGACCACCATAAACAAAATCTCAGCTAACGAATAGACTCACCGGCTCCGCCAGGGCGGGATCCGGCCATTAGAGCGGC is a genomic window of Candidatus Methylomirabilota bacterium containing:
- a CDS encoding YbjQ family protein yields the protein MKVLRHIGSAAFVLGLFTAVFAGMPWHVMVADDPVVPWWLRIAVFCLLGGILVVLLTVVLEQRAHKASVEEPLPTESDRTVLLLNSDVLPGREITEILGLVQGHTVFAIWLGKDLSAILRLILGGELTEYTDMMGSARATATSRMIAQAAEMGSDAVINVRYMTTSVVGTASELFAYGTAVKLSQ